CCTTGCAGAAACTTGATTTAATGATAAAATTTACACAGCGAGGGACAGTCCCTGTGCCAGGCGCAAAGCTCCCATCTTTGACGGAACTATTCTGGCAAATGTGCATCAATCATGAGCAAAAATCGTAAAAATATGAAAATTATAACCATTTGATTTTATTATCAAAACGATTATAGTTACTTGTAAGCTCCTCACCCGGGTGGACCGGGACCGAAAGTGTGAGTAACTAAAAAATCAGCCTTAACACGTTAGAGATTGCCGCGCTCGAAGACTCGCTCGCAATGACACCTGAGTTGTCAGGAATGTAGTTGCGCAAAACCTGTCACCCACGAGGGAGCCTAAGCAACCGAAGCAATCTTTATGGTAAAACCATAATGCTCTGAATTTATTGCATATACGATTGAATTTACTTAAAAGGATGTATAAATATGCCTACTAAATCTTTTGTCCTGGCAGGGCCATCTTTCGTTTTGCCGGGCCGGATTCCAGAAAATGTACTGGCTCTAAAGGACCATGTGAGCGAGGTTGGTCTGACTTTATTCCATTCAGGAGAGTGTCTTGAATACACCAGTAAAGATCTGCCGGATGAACTTGCCGACAACGGGTTGTCTTATCATGTGCATTTGCCCCTTGACCTTGAATGGAATAAGGGCGCTCAACATGTTCTGGACGTTGTGCATGCTTTAAACCGGAAAACAAGTTATCTTGCGCCAAGCAAATATGTCCTTCACCCTCCTGATAGTGCCGAACTTATGGAAAAATTTGCAGGGTTATGGATGGACTGCGGATATGCCCCTGAAACTCTGTTGCTGGAGAACGTCAGGACCAGCGATTTAACCGAGGTGTGGGGCGTAATTCAGGATTTTAATCTCGGCATCTGTTTAGATATTGGTCATGTAATGGCATATGATCAGTACAATCTTCTGGAAAAGGAAGACATTATGGACAGGACCTCCCTGATTCATGTTTATGGTCGTGAAGATGATTCAGGACATGCGCCGTTAAGATTGATAACAGACTCGGGTAAGCTCATGCTGCACCGGATATTGAGTGAAATACCTTCAGGTTCCAGTGTTTTGATCGAGGTTTTTCATTTGGAAGATTTCCTTGACTCTAAGCGCATTTTATTAGAAATGGCAGACTCTTGGGGTTTGGAGTTTGTTTAGTCTTGTACTTGGAGGAAATAAATCAGGTAAAAGTGATTTTGCTCTTGAGCTTATGCGAGGGGGCAAAAGTACTGGAACCATTATTGTCACTGGAAAGGCGGATGATCTGGATTTCAATGATCAGATCAGGCATCACAAAATTAACCGTGATCCAGCCGTTCCAGTTATTGAATCCGACATGGACCTGGGTGGGGTCTTAGAGTCCCTGTCAGACTTTTCAGGCCCCATACTGATAGACAGTATTGATTTCTGGGTTTTCTCTATTTTTTCAGAGCATCAGGACAAACATTATGCATATTTTTTTAATGTTTTGAAAGACCTTGAAAAGAAAAGAATAATCTTTGTATCCGCAGAAATCAGTCTTGGGCCTTTGCCTGCTTCTTCCATGGTGCGCAACTTTGCCAGGAAACTGGGCATGATAAATCAGCGTCTGGCAGCCATTAGTCAGGAATTATTTCTTGTAGTCGCTGGTCAGCCTTTAAAAATAAAGTAGTTTTTCTACCACTACAGCGACACTTTGCGCAAATTATCGCCTCGGCCACCGGAAACAGGCACTTTTGCCGACCTCAAACCGTAAAACAGGCAGGCTATCAGGCGGCAAAAGAGCCAGTCACCTTCCAGATTAAAAAAAGTGTCGCTGTAGTGTTAGAAGTTTAAGCGATAAGTCACTGATCGGCGCTCATATGTTGATAGACCATGCTTAATTAACCTGAGAACATGAGGATTTATGGGTTACTTTAGAAATCTTGACACCAAGCTTAAAGATATGACGGATCTCTTCAAGAAAAAAGATGAGAGACTGCTTATCCTGATTAATGCCGACCCGGATGCACTGGCTTCAGCCATGGCTTTGAAGAGGATACTGTACCGCAAAGTGCAGTCAGTGGCTATTGCTCATGTCAACGATATTTCAAGGCCTGATAATCTGGCCATGATTAAGTTGTTGCGCATACCTACCCTGAAGCTGACACCTCCTCTGATCGCTCAGTATGACAAGTTTGCTCTGGTGGATTCCCAGCCGCATCATCATCCTGACTTTGAGAAACTTAAATTTTCCATTGTTCTGGACCACCATCCTCTTAATAAGGATAAGCCGGTGGAGGCTGATTACAAGGAAATCAACCCTGACTATGGCTCCAACAGTTCCCTGCTGACAGAGTACCTCTATAATCTCAATATCAGGCCTGGGAAACTGCTGGCCACAGCGCTTCTTTATGGCATCAAAACTGATACCCAGAGCTTTGAAAGAAAGTTTCACGATGTTGATATCCGGGCTTTCAGGTATCTGACCAAATTTTATAATCCCTTACTCTTGCAGAAAATTGTCCGTTCTGAATTCCATAAGGAATGGCTGAAATACTTTTCTCTGGCCTTTCGCAAGATCAAGCTCCTGGGGCAGGGCTCCAGTGTATTCATGGGTAAAGTAGAATCTCCAGACATTCTGGTAATCCTGGCTGATTTTTTTCTGCGCATTCACAATATTTCCTGGGATATGGTCAGTGGGCTTCACGATGATTCTCTTGTGGTAATTTTCAGGGGGGACGGGCTTAGAAAGGATATGGGTAAAATGGCGTCCCAGATGTTCAGTGATTTAGGGCCGGCCGGCGGTCATAAACAGATGGCCCGGGCAGAGATACCCATTGAAAAAATTGACAAGACTCATGCCCATCAGTTTATTCTCAGTCGTCTTGCTGATTATAACCATAAAAGAAAAGCAAAGGGCAAGCAAAACTCAGCTAATGGGGTATCTGCCCTGGGAGATCAGGAAAGTGCTTAGAGAAAAGTTGTCTTTAAAAGGTGCCCCGGTATATCTGATTGATGGCAGTTCTTTTCTGTACAGAGCTTTTTATGCCTTTCCTGACCTTAAGAGATCAGATGGT
This genomic window from Desulfonatronovibrio magnus contains:
- the cbiR gene encoding cobamide remodeling phosphodiesterase CbiR, whose protein sequence is MPTKSFVLAGPSFVLPGRIPENVLALKDHVSEVGLTLFHSGECLEYTSKDLPDELADNGLSYHVHLPLDLEWNKGAQHVLDVVHALNRKTSYLAPSKYVLHPPDSAELMEKFAGLWMDCGYAPETLLLENVRTSDLTEVWGVIQDFNLGICLDIGHVMAYDQYNLLEKEDIMDRTSLIHVYGREDDSGHAPLRLITDSGKLMLHRILSEIPSGSSVLIEVFHLEDFLDSKRILLEMADSWGLEFV
- a CDS encoding bifunctional adenosylcobinamide kinase/adenosylcobinamide-phosphate guanylyltransferase, giving the protein MFSLVLGGNKSGKSDFALELMRGGKSTGTIIVTGKADDLDFNDQIRHHKINRDPAVPVIESDMDLGGVLESLSDFSGPILIDSIDFWVFSIFSEHQDKHYAYFFNVLKDLEKKRIIFVSAEISLGPLPASSMVRNFARKLGMINQRLAAISQELFLVVAGQPLKIK
- a CDS encoding DHH family phosphoesterase, with the translated sequence MGYFRNLDTKLKDMTDLFKKKDERLLILINADPDALASAMALKRILYRKVQSVAIAHVNDISRPDNLAMIKLLRIPTLKLTPPLIAQYDKFALVDSQPHHHPDFEKLKFSIVLDHHPLNKDKPVEADYKEINPDYGSNSSLLTEYLYNLNIRPGKLLATALLYGIKTDTQSFERKFHDVDIRAFRYLTKFYNPLLLQKIVRSEFHKEWLKYFSLAFRKIKLLGQGSSVFMGKVESPDILVILADFFLRIHNISWDMVSGLHDDSLVVIFRGDGLRKDMGKMASQMFSDLGPAGGHKQMARAEIPIEKIDKTHAHQFILSRLADYNHKRKAKGKQNSANGVSALGDQESA